One region of Armigeres subalbatus isolate Guangzhou_Male chromosome 3, GZ_Asu_2, whole genome shotgun sequence genomic DNA includes:
- the LOC134220698 gene encoding uncharacterized protein LOC134220698, whose amino-acid sequence MKFQLFVFVAAQLAFTSHALDLFTITQINYAIIQSGLSQLGEATRQFNCTISEQEQRAVAALDGVNKFIEQTFYGLTYQYPQHSMVLSQMNLSLDTDQISKVSSYKSVVTDFANKSKNSFVRLTMTASNWIMQLHSYTMAQIAALPKNCSDQYALQFIGPLASFDRMQHCSGSVGPHFEATVNTTIRMLNFGRNMAADIFRFMDLCSPNSTACVRKVLNRNSLLLDAFQYMPQMYTMPWKDTWFDCVSLIYVDIQNTLSNLFSSEHTC is encoded by the exons ATGAAATTTCAACTATTTGTGTTTGTCGCTGCCCAACTCGCCTTCACATCTCATGCCTTGGATTTGTTCACCATTACACAGATCAACTATGCAATCATTCAATCGGGACTTAGCCAGCTGGGAGAGGCCACAAGGCAGTTTAATTGTACCATCAGTGAACAGGAGCAACGTGCCGTAGCTGCTCTAGATGGAGTGAATAAGTTCATAGAGCAAACTTTCTACGGATTAACTTATCAATACCCACAGCACAGTATGGTCCTGAGTCAGATGAATTTATCACTAGATACGGATCAGATTTCCAAGGTATCCAGTTACAAATCAGTGGTGACGGACTTCGCTAATAAATCGAAAAACAGTTTCGTCCGCCTCACTATGACCGCGTCGAATTGGATAatgcaacttcattcatatACCATGGCACAGATCGCCGCCTTACCGAAAAACTGCTCCGATCAGTACGCTTTACAATTTATAGGACCTTTGGCATCATTTGATAGAATGCAACATTGCTCCGGATCGGTGGGTCCTCACTTTGAAGCAACAGTCAACACTACCATCAGGATGTTGAACTTTGGCAGAAATATGGCCGCTGATATCTTCCGCTTTATGGATCTTTGTTCGCCGAACTCGACGGCTTGTGTACGGAAA GTTTTGAATCGTAACTCACTACTATTAGACGCCTTTCAGTACATGCCCCAAATGTACACAATGCCTTGGAAGGATACCTGGTTCGACTGTGTATCGTTAATATATGTAGACATTCAAAACACACTGAGTAATCTTTTCTCCAGTGAGCATACTTGTTAA
- the LOC134221252 gene encoding uncharacterized protein LOC134221252 codes for MKKFHVLVLVVVGAVGTSRALDWYALTQANYAAIQSGLAQLNEAARQINQSITTQEKRCIAALNDLDDFAQKTIRSLMYQYPQYNISLELTNNALQSIPNASSIVEVSDMAEYFRQKIVFDVMVSAQSIIRSILNATNIVYGHQSKRCSQQYAARLTQPQLSVGRLRRCIDFAVPYIGDLADTFLGLVNYSKNAGSELLKLFNICSPNSTYCMTIMGFEIGFSVHRINDLYLTSWGQFGKNLARFIMSVWSTMGDCANIIEDDIKEILHDLVNKTISC; via the exons ATGAAGAAATTTCACGTCCTAGTCTTAGTTGTAGTCGGTGCTGTTGGGACATCCCGCGCTCTCGATTGGTACGCTCTCAcgcaggccaactacgcagctATCCAGTCGGGACTGGCCCAGTTGAACGAGGCAGCAAGACAGATCAATCAATCCATCACCACACAAGAAAAACGATGTATTGCTGCATTAAACGACTTGGATGATTTTGCTCAGAAGACCATCCGTAGTTTAATGTACCAATATCCACAATACAATATTTCATTGGAACTAACGAACAATGCTTTGCAAAGCATTCCTAATGCTAGCAGTATCGTGGAAGTGTCAGATATGGCCGAATATTTTCGGCAAAAAATCGTATTCGACGTGATGGTATCCGCTCAATCGATTATTCGGAGTATACTGAATGCCACGAACATTGTCTACGGTCATCAATCGAAAAGATGTTCTCAACAGTACGCTGCACGACTGACGCAACCTCAGCTTTCAGTTGGAAGGCTACGACGATGCATAGATTTTGCTGTGCCCTATATTGGAGACTTGGCTGATACTTTCCTCGGATTGGTCAATTATAGCAAAAATGCTGGATCGGAACTGTTGAAGCTTTTCAATATCTGCTCGCCGAATTCTACATATTGTATGACCATT ATGGGCTTCGAAATAGGATTTTCTGTACACCGAATTAACGACCTGTATCTAACGTCATGGGGGCAGTTTGGGAAAAATCTTGCTCGATTTATTATGTCAGTGTGGTCTACCATGGGAGATTGTGCTAATATTATTGAAGATGATATTAAAGAGATCCTCCATGATCTTGTAAATAAAACTATTTCATGTTAA